A single Desertibacillus haloalkaliphilus DNA region contains:
- a CDS encoding atypical membrane-integrating protein (Mistic protein): MKVSKSENTRLSQAIDNITDGLDVVIEMYNDSEEDMPLIDFDEEVITDLRKAINQFGADTVNRKINTIVRELLDWLPLEDVEEDTEEEKENDEDE, translated from the coding sequence ATGAAAGTATCAAAAAGTGAAAATACTCGATTAAGTCAAGCGATTGATAACATTACCGATGGGTTAGATGTCGTGATCGAAATGTATAATGACTCGGAAGAGGATATGCCTCTTATTGATTTTGATGAAGAAGTGATAACAGATTTAAGAAAAGCAATCAATCAGTTTGGTGCCGATACCGTAAACCGAAAAATAAATACGATTGTACGTGAGTTGCTTGATTGGTTGCCGTTAGAAGATGTGGAAGAAGATACTGAGGAAGAAAAAGAAAACGATGAGGATGAATAA
- a CDS encoding methylated-DNA--[protein]-cysteine S-methyltransferase has product MTQPSFIYYDVMDSPIGQLTIVSTDRGVCLLQYGPIDNSLPNIKAWIKKNGLKGKLVEDIELTKPVVKQLEDYFEGKRVEFDVPLDLYGTRFQKCVWKALQSIGYGETRSYKQVAQEIGAPKAVRAIGGANNQNPVPIIIPCHRVIGSNGAMVGYGGGLARKEALLNLEGSIEKIS; this is encoded by the coding sequence ATGACACAACCGTCATTTATCTATTATGATGTAATGGATAGTCCAATAGGTCAATTAACTATAGTCTCAACAGATCGTGGTGTATGTTTGCTTCAATATGGCCCGATCGATAACAGCTTACCGAATATAAAAGCTTGGATTAAGAAAAATGGTTTGAAGGGTAAACTAGTTGAAGATATCGAGTTAACAAAGCCAGTCGTAAAGCAGTTAGAAGATTACTTTGAAGGTAAGAGGGTCGAATTCGATGTTCCATTGGATTTGTATGGTACCCGATTTCAAAAGTGTGTTTGGAAAGCACTACAATCAATAGGATACGGAGAAACTCGTTCATATAAACAAGTTGCACAAGAGATTGGTGCACCAAAAGCGGTACGTGCGATTGGAGGAGCCAATAACCAGAATCCTGTGCCGATCATTATCCCTTGTCACCGTGTGATTGGGAGCAATGGTGCTATGGTCGGTTACGGTGGTGGTCTGGCAAGAAAAGAAGCATTACTTAACCTCGAAGGTTCAATTGAAAAAATTTCCTAG
- a CDS encoding amidase domain-containing protein: MVEQLKHFINERNQCFVEDRQLETAYIRADECESLARKKQALKHRKAEIVKASIEGQVIRQQRIDDEAEIDYLLHHQFLIKNKEKFYMEELLQHRRALFVNEELADDFEVIEDSVVESPQIERLNQSEQKERFSYNRLEAVRYAERWWNDYNPIYRRFENNCTNFVSQCLRAGGAPMSGASNRSKGWWYREENWSYSWSVAHAMRWYLSGAESGLRGQEMSSAKELSPGDVICYDFDGDGRWQHTTIVVAKDADGMPLVNAQTTNSRMRYWTYEDSTAWTEHINYRFFHIAD, translated from the coding sequence TTGGTTGAACAATTAAAGCATTTTATAAATGAGAGAAATCAATGCTTTGTTGAAGATCGGCAATTGGAAACAGCTTATATCCGTGCGGATGAGTGTGAAAGCTTGGCAAGAAAAAAGCAAGCTTTAAAACACCGTAAAGCTGAAATTGTAAAAGCAAGCATTGAGGGCCAAGTCATCCGGCAGCAGCGGATTGACGATGAAGCTGAAATTGATTATTTACTTCACCATCAATTTTTAATAAAAAATAAGGAGAAGTTTTATATGGAAGAGCTTCTTCAGCATCGGCGGGCGTTATTTGTGAATGAAGAATTAGCCGATGATTTTGAGGTCATTGAAGACTCAGTGGTTGAATCACCACAAATCGAACGCTTAAATCAATCAGAACAAAAGGAACGATTCTCCTACAATCGCTTAGAAGCTGTTCGTTATGCTGAACGATGGTGGAATGATTATAATCCCATTTACCGACGCTTTGAAAACAATTGCACAAATTTTGTCTCGCAATGCCTACGGGCAGGTGGGGCACCGATGTCAGGAGCATCTAATCGCTCAAAAGGCTGGTGGTACCGAGAGGAAAACTGGAGCTATAGCTGGTCAGTTGCTCATGCGATGCGTTGGTATTTAAGCGGTGCAGAAAGTGGTTTACGAGGACAGGAGATGTCTTCAGCAAAAGAGTTGAGCCCAGGTGATGTGATTTGTTATGACTTTGACGGTGATGGAAGGTGGCAGCATACAACGATTGTCGTTGCTAAGGATGCAGATGGAATGCCACTTGTGAATGCCCAGACGACAAATAGTCGAATGCGTTATTGGACGTATGAGGATTCCACGGCTTGGACTGAACATATTAACTATAGGTTTTTTCATATTGCTGATTAA
- a CDS encoding DUF5366 family protein — MKNTYLTSHFPLFSILLFSTALAMYSQSVIITKLDDLGLYQGMMEFFSESGIKGTLLFLLLLFFFMVFSALKLISDTMVQLSLLFFSKDEEGVSLTTIRSGSWIYLIASVAALLGSTFIEVIVGVFLVATLIYFVFFVYKISDSLSALGLFGVVFFHTFFWFSFVLAISFAVLRLYNSFMASLPL; from the coding sequence ATGAAAAATACATATTTAACAAGCCACTTTCCGTTGTTTTCCATCTTATTATTTAGTACAGCACTTGCGATGTATTCACAATCGGTGATTATAACGAAGCTAGATGATTTAGGGTTGTATCAAGGCATGATGGAATTTTTTTCGGAGAGTGGGATCAAAGGAACCTTATTATTTTTGCTTTTATTGTTCTTTTTTATGGTTTTTTCCGCGTTAAAGTTAATATCGGATACGATGGTTCAACTGTCTTTATTGTTTTTTTCTAAAGATGAAGAAGGTGTGTCTTTAACGACAATCCGTTCAGGCTCATGGATTTATCTGATAGCTAGTGTTGCTGCATTATTAGGAAGTACCTTTATTGAAGTCATTGTTGGTGTGTTTTTAGTTGCCACACTCATCTATTTTGTGTTTTTTGTCTATAAAATTAGTGATTCTTTATCGGCTCTTGGGCTTTTTGGTGTCGTGTTTTTTCATACTTTCTTTTGGTTTAGCTTCGTGCTAGCGATCAGTTTTGCGGTTTTACGTTTGTATAATAGCTTCATGGCAAGCTTGCCGTTGTAA
- a CDS encoding Dps family protein, with protein MSQEKVASILNKQIANWSVLFIKLHNYHWFVKGPQFFTLHEKFEELYNEGATHIDELAERLLALQGEPVATMKEFLEVSSISEATGNETAEEMVAELVKDFDTVISELKDGMEAAEELGDETTGDMLLAIHQSLEKHNWMLRSFLK; from the coding sequence ATGAGTCAAGAAAAAGTAGCGTCAATATTAAATAAGCAAATTGCTAACTGGAGTGTTCTTTTTATCAAACTCCACAATTATCATTGGTTTGTAAAAGGTCCTCAATTCTTTACTCTTCACGAAAAGTTTGAAGAGCTATACAACGAAGGAGCAACACATATCGATGAATTAGCTGAACGCCTTCTCGCTCTACAAGGAGAGCCTGTGGCAACCATGAAAGAGTTTCTTGAGGTGTCATCCATTTCAGAAGCAACAGGTAACGAAACAGCTGAAGAAATGGTTGCTGAACTTGTCAAAGACTTCGATACGGTCATTTCTGAGTTAAAAGATGGAATGGAAGCAGCTGAAGAGCTTGGTGATGAAACAACAGGCGATATGCTACTAGCGATTCACCAATCACTTGAAAAGCATAACTGGATGCTGCGTTCCTTCCTAAAATAA
- the queG gene encoding tRNA epoxyqueuosine(34) reductase QueG: MTSAQLKKEIIAYSKSIGIDKIGFAAADPFQQLKERLLTQQELGYQSGFEESDIEKRVDPSKIVPEAKTLIAIALAYPSKMKDAPKSNSKERRGVFCRASWGEDYHHVLRKRMEQLEAFILRKVPEANVTSMVDTGELSDRAVAERAGIGWSGKNCAIITPEFGSYVYLGELITTISLPPDQPITDQCGTCNKCVDACPTSALVQGGQLDSNKCIAFVTQTKGFLPDRFREKLGNRLYGCDTCQQVCPENKGKDFHHHQEMEPDPEVVKPKLIRLLRISNREFKETFGKLSGSWRGKKPIQRNAIIALAHYKDENAVDELYQVMMNDPRPVIRGTAAWALGKIGKEGSEELLEQAIQREKDEDVLAEIKKGLNLLVD, encoded by the coding sequence TTGACAAGTGCCCAATTAAAAAAGGAAATCATTGCATATAGTAAAAGTATTGGAATAGATAAAATTGGATTTGCAGCTGCTGATCCTTTTCAACAATTAAAAGAACGGTTACTGACACAACAAGAGTTAGGTTATCAATCAGGTTTTGAGGAGTCAGATATTGAAAAAAGAGTTGATCCCTCTAAGATCGTACCTGAAGCCAAAACACTGATTGCCATTGCACTCGCGTATCCATCAAAAATGAAAGATGCACCAAAGAGTAACAGCAAAGAGAGGCGAGGGGTATTTTGTCGGGCCTCGTGGGGAGAGGATTATCATCATGTGCTAAGAAAGCGCATGGAGCAATTAGAAGCCTTCATTTTAAGGAAAGTCCCTGAAGCCAACGTAACATCGATGGTGGATACTGGTGAACTTTCTGATCGTGCCGTTGCAGAGCGCGCTGGAATTGGGTGGAGTGGTAAAAACTGTGCGATTATTACACCGGAGTTTGGGAGCTATGTCTATTTAGGTGAGTTAATCACCACGATATCTCTTCCGCCAGATCAGCCGATCACTGATCAGTGTGGAACATGCAACAAATGTGTAGACGCCTGCCCTACAAGTGCATTAGTCCAAGGGGGACAGTTGGATTCAAATAAATGTATTGCATTCGTAACACAAACGAAAGGTTTTCTTCCCGATCGTTTTCGCGAAAAGTTAGGAAATCGCTTGTATGGCTGTGACACGTGCCAACAGGTTTGTCCGGAGAATAAGGGGAAAGACTTTCATCACCATCAAGAGATGGAGCCTGATCCTGAAGTGGTAAAGCCGAAACTGATTCGACTTTTACGTATCAGTAATCGAGAGTTTAAGGAGACGTTTGGGAAGCTCTCAGGTTCGTGGCGTGGAAAGAAGCCGATTCAACGAAATGCGATTATTGCACTAGCACATTACAAAGACGAAAATGCTGTTGATGAATTGTATCAAGTGATGATGAACGATCCTCGTCCGGTTATTCGCGGGACAGCCGCTTGGGCGCTAGGGAAGATCGGCAAGGAAGGTAGCGAAGAATTATTAGAACAAGCGATACAGCGAGAAAAAGACGAAGATGTCCTAGCAGAAATCAAAAAAGGGCTGAATTTGCTTGTAGATTAG
- a CDS encoding B3/B4 domain-containing protein yields MLITSIQDDIKKRLPNFKIGMITYQGIVVDHSPQMLRGRLQFFQEEIKVNLETTPLTSLAGIKEWREIFKTLGIDPTRYRPSSEALYQRIKKGQSLPLINSAVDLNNFFSLQHEIPLGIYDLDQLQGPVEYRIGQEEDQFLGINGRVNQLKNKLISADADGPFGSPIVDSKRTIVTEKTKNALHIVYLKESMQPSEANKLLSSLASMFTQVHGGEATPSLIT; encoded by the coding sequence GTGTTAATAACATCCATACAAGATGATATAAAGAAGCGTCTACCTAATTTTAAAATTGGAATGATTACGTATCAAGGAATTGTTGTCGACCATTCTCCACAAATGTTGCGGGGGCGATTACAGTTTTTCCAAGAAGAGATCAAGGTCAATCTAGAAACCACTCCACTCACAAGCTTAGCTGGTATTAAGGAATGGCGAGAGATATTTAAAACGCTTGGAATCGATCCCACGCGTTACCGACCTTCATCTGAGGCCCTATATCAGCGAATAAAAAAAGGACAATCACTTCCACTTATTAATTCAGCTGTAGACCTCAATAACTTCTTTTCCTTACAGCACGAAATTCCGCTGGGTATCTATGATTTAGATCAATTACAAGGCCCCGTTGAATATCGTATTGGCCAAGAAGAAGATCAATTTTTAGGAATTAACGGTAGAGTCAATCAATTAAAAAATAAACTTATATCTGCTGATGCAGACGGTCCATTCGGAAGTCCAATTGTCGACTCAAAACGAACAATCGTAACTGAAAAGACAAAAAATGCCTTACATATCGTTTATTTAAAAGAATCCATGCAGCCATCTGAAGCAAACAAACTTCTCTCTTCACTAGCTAGTATGTTTACACAAGTCCATGGCGGCGAAGCAACGCCTTCATTGATCACCTAA
- the trmL gene encoding tRNA (uridine(34)/cytosine(34)/5-carboxymethylaminomethyluridine(34)-2'-O)-methyltransferase TrmL, which produces MGLHIVLYQPEIPANTGNIARTCAGTNTTLHLIRPLGFSTDDKMLKRAGCDYWADVTIKYYDSLDELFQTYNQGAFYFIETVGTKAYSDFDYRDRNQDIFFVFGRETTGLPNDLLERNKENCLRIPQTDKVRSLNLSNTAALVIYEALRQQGFPELS; this is translated from the coding sequence GTGGGGTTACATATTGTACTATATCAACCTGAAATACCTGCTAATACGGGTAATATTGCAAGAACATGTGCAGGAACAAATACAACACTGCATTTGATTCGGCCACTCGGCTTTTCAACAGATGATAAGATGTTAAAACGAGCAGGCTGTGATTATTGGGCTGATGTTACGATTAAGTATTATGATTCGTTAGATGAACTGTTTCAAACGTATAATCAAGGGGCATTTTATTTTATCGAGACTGTAGGGACAAAAGCGTACAGTGATTTTGATTACCGAGATCGTAATCAAGATATCTTTTTTGTATTTGGCAGGGAAACAACCGGGTTACCGAATGATCTGTTGGAGAGAAATAAAGAAAATTGTCTACGTATTCCTCAGACCGATAAAGTAAGATCATTGAACTTATCCAATACAGCAGCGCTCGTCATTTATGAGGCGTTGCGTCAGCAAGGATTTCCTGAGTTAAGTTAA
- a CDS encoding PrkA family serine protein kinase produces MDILDKARQYREEEERLTWRGTFAEYLELLKENPNIAQTAHSRVYNMIKDAGIEEVDGKKRYKFFDGDIYGLEDSIEKLVEEYFHSAAKRLDVRKRILLLMGPVSGGKSTIVTMLKRGLEQYTRTENGAVYAIAGCPMHEDPLHLIPQHLRDDFYEEYGIKIEGNLSPLNMMRLEKEYGGRIEDVMIERIFFSEDKRTGIGTFSPSDPKSQDIADLTGSIDFSTIAEYGSESDPRAYRFDGELNKANRGLMEFQEMLKCDEKFLWHLLSLTQEGNFKAGRFALISADEMIVAHTNESEYKSFISNKKNEALHSRIIVMPVPYNLKVSEEERIYQKMIKESDMSHVHIAPHALKVAAIFTILTRLKAPKRQGVDLVKKMRLYDGEDVEGFNGQDLDELKKEYQDEGMDGIDPRYVINRISSAIIRKQLTSINALDVLRSIKEGLDQHASISNEDRERYKDFIAIARKEYDEIAKKEVQKAFVYSYDESAKTLMENYLDNVEAYCNKNKLRDPLTGEEMNPDEKLMRSIEEQIGISENAKKAFREEILIRISAYARKGKKFDYNSHERLREAIQKKLFADLKDVVKITTSTKTPDESQLKKVNEVIARLIDEHGYNSVSANELLRYVGSLLNR; encoded by the coding sequence ATGGATATTTTAGATAAGGCTAGACAGTATCGTGAGGAAGAAGAACGATTAACTTGGAGAGGGACGTTCGCGGAGTATTTAGAACTGTTAAAAGAAAATCCAAATATAGCTCAAACTGCACATTCTCGTGTTTATAATATGATTAAAGATGCTGGAATTGAAGAGGTTGATGGAAAAAAGCGCTACAAATTTTTTGATGGTGATATTTATGGTTTAGAAGATTCCATTGAAAAGCTTGTTGAAGAATATTTTCACTCGGCAGCGAAGCGGTTAGATGTTCGAAAACGAATCCTATTGTTAATGGGGCCAGTCAGTGGTGGTAAATCAACGATTGTAACGATGTTAAAACGTGGACTTGAGCAATATACACGAACAGAAAATGGTGCTGTTTATGCCATTGCGGGTTGCCCAATGCATGAGGATCCTCTTCATTTAATTCCACAGCATTTACGTGATGATTTTTATGAAGAGTATGGGATTAAGATCGAGGGTAATCTCTCTCCTTTAAACATGATGAGGTTAGAAAAAGAATATGGCGGACGCATTGAAGATGTGATGATTGAGAGAATCTTCTTCTCAGAAGACAAACGTACGGGGATTGGGACGTTTAGTCCATCTGATCCAAAATCTCAAGATATCGCCGATTTAACCGGGAGCATTGACTTCTCAACGATCGCTGAATATGGTTCAGAATCTGATCCACGCGCCTATCGATTTGATGGTGAATTAAACAAAGCCAACCGTGGTTTAATGGAATTTCAGGAAATGCTCAAGTGTGATGAGAAGTTCCTATGGCACTTATTATCACTCACGCAGGAAGGGAACTTTAAGGCCGGTCGATTTGCACTGATTTCTGCTGATGAAATGATTGTTGCTCATACGAATGAATCAGAATATAAATCATTTATCTCAAACAAGAAAAATGAAGCGCTTCATTCACGGATTATCGTGATGCCTGTTCCGTATAACTTAAAGGTGAGTGAAGAAGAGCGTATTTATCAAAAAATGATTAAAGAAAGTGACATGTCACATGTTCACATTGCACCGCATGCCTTAAAGGTAGCCGCTATTTTTACGATTTTAACGCGTTTAAAAGCACCAAAGCGCCAAGGTGTTGACTTAGTGAAGAAGATGCGTTTGTATGATGGCGAGGATGTCGAAGGTTTCAATGGGCAAGATTTAGATGAATTAAAGAAAGAATATCAAGATGAGGGCATGGACGGTATTGACCCTCGTTATGTCATTAACCGCATCTCATCAGCGATTATTCGTAAGCAGTTAACATCAATCAACGCACTTGATGTCTTGCGGTCAATTAAAGAAGGTTTGGATCAGCATGCATCGATCTCAAATGAAGACCGCGAGCGCTATAAAGACTTTATTGCGATTGCTCGTAAAGAGTACGATGAAATTGCGAAAAAAGAAGTTCAAAAAGCGTTTGTTTATTCATACGATGAATCTGCGAAGACACTAATGGAAAATTATCTAGATAATGTTGAAGCATATTGCAATAAAAATAAATTGCGTGATCCATTAACGGGTGAAGAAATGAACCCAGATGAAAAGTTAATGCGCTCAATTGAGGAGCAAATTGGCATTTCTGAAAATGCGAAAAAAGCATTCCGTGAAGAAATTTTAATTCGAATTTCTGCCTATGCTAGAAAAGGTAAGAAGTTTGATTATAATTCGCATGAGCGTTTGCGTGAGGCGATTCAGAAGAAGCTCTTTGCGGATCTAAAAGATGTTGTTAAGATTACTACATCTACGAAGACTCCTGATGAGTCACAGCTGAAGAAAGTTAATGAAGTGATCGCACGCTTAATTGATGAGCACGGCTATAACTCCGTATCAGCGAATGAATTGCTGCGCTATGTTGGAAGCTTGTTAAACCGATAA
- a CDS encoding antibiotic biosynthesis monooxygenase family protein has product MYVVMNELYVPKEAKDEMIKRFGKSADNMTNVPGCLEFLFLNHEEEDGKQIVFTKWESKEAYEAWVESDAFKKAHKERRESKEKSPASGNQLNAYEVVYHTS; this is encoded by the coding sequence ATGTATGTCGTTATGAATGAATTATATGTTCCTAAGGAAGCGAAAGATGAAATGATCAAACGCTTTGGAAAAAGTGCTGACAATATGACTAACGTTCCTGGGTGCCTTGAGTTTCTATTTTTAAACCATGAAGAAGAAGACGGTAAGCAAATTGTCTTTACAAAATGGGAATCAAAAGAAGCATACGAGGCATGGGTTGAGAGTGATGCCTTTAAAAAAGCGCATAAAGAAAGACGTGAATCAAAAGAAAAGAGTCCTGCTTCTGGGAACCAACTAAATGCTTATGAGGTTGTTTATCATACATCATAA
- a CDS encoding transglycosylase domain-containing protein, whose product MHIRITTGLFIILLLFICFLLLLTQVITETGHTKPIHEAIDEQISVDHIALPTNSYIYDQHGTLISEIYQAENRIPLAYDKMPTHVIDAFIATEDRNFYDHKGFDLTAIVRALMINIENNSIEQGASTITQQLVRNVFLSHEQSYNRKLSELLYAYQFEQHYDKEEIIALYINTIYFQHGVYGIEAASRYYFGRSTDELSLAEIAFLSAIPNNPTYYNPLTNKDKTKERQHWILQKMIEVEAITEEEYELALVEPIQLEVTKKTDHYPDYVTYIHHEFTELVATQDGYADRLRTADASARESIRHELDQKVESLYREGIIIETALNPMIQEQTIETISNQLPESDVEGVGIVIDHTTNEIVAITGGKQYNKFDFHRAYQATRQPGSAIKPLLVFAPYLAESNASIHSSINANNLCIESYCPKNYGGGQYGTVTIETALKHSYNTAAVRLLMRTGIETSFQYIDDLRFEHLHQSDYHLPAALGGLTYGVTPLELTNAYTTFANEGKFQPAKGIRQVTDLDGNILYQWEETSTQVWDQATNTKMRTLLHKVVTEGTGKKAYLAHSYIGGKTGTTNNYHDAWFIGLTDRYTTGVWVGKDQPQSLGNVYQRSPHLLIWRDVMSAIH is encoded by the coding sequence TTGCATATAAGAATAACGACAGGACTTTTTATTATTTTGCTGCTTTTCATCTGCTTTTTACTATTATTAACTCAAGTCATCACAGAGACCGGACACACTAAACCTATTCATGAAGCAATTGATGAGCAGATCAGCGTTGACCATATTGCGCTTCCAACAAATAGTTATATATATGACCAACATGGCACGTTAATCTCAGAAATCTATCAAGCTGAAAATCGGATCCCACTAGCCTATGATAAGATGCCCACCCATGTCATTGATGCTTTTATTGCCACTGAAGACAGGAATTTCTATGATCATAAGGGGTTTGATCTGACAGCCATCGTGCGGGCATTAATGATTAACATCGAAAATAACTCGATTGAACAGGGGGCTAGTACAATCACTCAACAGCTTGTTCGAAACGTGTTTTTGAGCCACGAACAAAGCTATAACCGCAAATTAAGTGAGCTCCTCTACGCTTATCAATTTGAACAGCATTATGACAAAGAAGAAATAATTGCCTTATACATCAATACAATCTATTTCCAACATGGTGTATATGGAATTGAAGCGGCTAGTCGCTACTATTTCGGACGCTCGACAGACGAGCTTTCTTTAGCAGAAATTGCATTTTTAAGTGCGATTCCAAACAATCCAACGTATTACAACCCACTGACAAACAAAGACAAAACTAAGGAACGCCAACATTGGATTTTACAAAAAATGATCGAGGTTGAAGCCATTACTGAAGAGGAGTACGAGCTTGCGTTAGTGGAGCCTATCCAATTAGAGGTTACGAAAAAAACCGATCACTACCCTGATTATGTCACCTATATTCATCATGAATTTACGGAGCTAGTCGCTACACAAGACGGGTATGCCGATCGCTTGCGAACCGCTGACGCTAGTGCCCGCGAATCGATCAGACATGAGCTGGATCAAAAAGTGGAATCACTTTACCGTGAAGGGATCATCATTGAAACAGCGCTTAATCCGATGATTCAAGAGCAGACCATTGAGACGATCAGCAACCAGTTACCCGAATCGGATGTTGAAGGTGTTGGTATCGTTATTGACCATACAACGAATGAAATCGTCGCCATCACCGGTGGGAAACAGTACAACAAGTTTGATTTTCACCGCGCTTATCAAGCAACGAGACAACCTGGGTCAGCGATAAAGCCATTGCTTGTGTTTGCCCCTTATCTAGCCGAAAGCAACGCATCGATTCATAGTTCTATAAACGCTAATAATTTGTGTATTGAAAGCTACTGTCCTAAAAACTATGGGGGCGGACAATACGGAACAGTGACGATAGAAACAGCCTTAAAACATTCGTACAATACCGCTGCGGTCCGTCTTCTGATGAGAACAGGTATTGAAACCTCTTTTCAATATATAGACGATCTTCGTTTTGAACATCTACATCAGAGCGATTATCATCTTCCGGCAGCACTTGGTGGCCTCACATATGGCGTGACTCCACTTGAGCTTACAAACGCATATACAACGTTTGCTAATGAAGGGAAGTTTCAACCGGCAAAAGGGATTCGCCAAGTTACTGATTTAGACGGGAACATCCTATATCAATGGGAAGAGACCTCCACTCAAGTCTGGGACCAAGCAACAAATACAAAAATGCGCACTCTTTTACATAAGGTAGTCACGGAAGGAACAGGTAAAAAAGCGTATTTGGCACACTCCTATATCGGTGGGAAGACAGGAACAACGAACAATTATCATGACGCTTGGTTTATCGGCCTCACTGATCGTTATACCACAGGTGTCTGGGTTGGAAAAGACCAGCCACAAAGCTTGGGAAACGTCTATCAACGTTCACCACACCTTCTGATTTGGAGGGATGTAATGAGTGCGATTCATTAA